GACAGGCGTTGCGCAGGAACACCATTGAATTTCCTGCTGGGAGTATTGAGGACGGTGAGTCTCCCGAAGAGGCCGCGGCGCGGGAACTACTTGAAGAAACGCGATATCGAGCCGGAACCCTTCGTCTGTTAGGGAGCGGACATATCATGATGAATCGGTACAGTGCGAGAGATTTTTTATTCATGGCTCAAGATTGCGAGGTGCTTTCCCAAACTCCCGAAGTTGCGGACCAAGACGTGCTTCTGGTTTCACCCCCGGAGTTTAAAGCCCTGGTGACATCCGGAGATTTTGAGCATATTCCTGCGTTATCCCTTTTCAGCCTTGTGGAGTGGCAATTCGGTTCGCGTTTGGTGGTATGACATGAACGTTCAGGCCCTTGAAAACAAAGCCGCAGAGCTGAGACTTCATATTCTCAGGGCCGCGTTAAAAGCCGGGAAAGGTCATGTTCCCCCAGCATTTTCCTGGGTGGAAATTGGTGTGGCGTTGTTTTATGGGGGACACCTGAACCTTCGGCCCCATGATCCAAAATGGGAAAACAGGGATCGATTCATTCTGAGTAAGGGGCATGGATGTTTGACCTTGTATGCGATGTTGGCCGATTTGGGGTTTTTCCCCAAAACCGAGTTAGACAATTTTTGCGGACCGGGAAGTCTCCTGGCCGGTCACCCCGATACCCAAATTCCGGGAGTGGAGGGGATTTCGGGGTCACTTGGGCATGGGTTAGGCCTGAGTGCTGGATTGGCCTTGGGAGCTAAACTTCATTCATACCCTTGGAAAGTTGTGACGGTCATGGGGGATGGGGAATGTCAGGAGGGATCGGTATGGGAAGCGGCGATGTTTGCGAGCCATCACCAACTCCATAATCTGGTGGCGATCATTGATCGGAATGGGTTAGGTGCAACCAACTATACCGAAAAAAATGTAGCATTGGAGCCCTTCGTCAGCAAATGGAAGGCTTTTGGATGGGAGGTGGTATCCATCAATGGGCATTCATTTCAAGAAATAAATAAGGTCTTGGAAGGTTTTCGTCAAAGAAGTTCGCTGAAGCCTCTAATGATTTTGGCTCAAACGGTGAAGGGAAAAGGGGTGTCATTTATGGAGGCCTCAGTCGATTGGCATCACAGGATTCCGAAGGGTGAGGAAGTGGAAGAGGCCATTCGGCAATTGATGGGTACAATTTCCTCTTTCGGTTCCGCGGTCACGATGGAGTTGGCTCATGGTGCATGATTT
Above is a window of Candidatus Nitrospira neomarina DNA encoding:
- a CDS encoding NUDIX hydrolase; amino-acid sequence: MPSLTSVPPQMGMTREVFGCPWFRVHEEAWDDFSELDRQPFYRIESSNGVLVLAMTKKEEIILVRQFRQALRRNTIEFPAGSIEDGESPEEAAARELLEETRYRAGTLRLLGSGHIMMNRYSARDFLFMAQDCEVLSQTPEVADQDVLLVSPPEFKALVTSGDFEHIPALSLFSLVEWQFGSRLVV
- a CDS encoding transketolase, whose protein sequence is MNVQALENKAAELRLHILRAALKAGKGHVPPAFSWVEIGVALFYGGHLNLRPHDPKWENRDRFILSKGHGCLTLYAMLADLGFFPKTELDNFCGPGSLLAGHPDTQIPGVEGISGSLGHGLGLSAGLALGAKLHSYPWKVVTVMGDGECQEGSVWEAAMFASHHQLHNLVAIIDRNGLGATNYTEKNVALEPFVSKWKAFGWEVVSINGHSFQEINKVLEGFRQRSSLKPLMILAQTVKGKGVSFMEASVDWHHRIPKGEEVEEAIRQLMGTISSFGSAVTMELAHGA